gatcttgctgtgatttaggtcatagagtgttctgctatgacataaatcacagcagaacactctatgtcataaatGTCAGTTTTAAGCCACATAAAAGTTCATGTCAAGACAGAGGATCATAATGAAAACAAACTCTATGAAGGACAAGTGTGTAAACATTTCTGTGTATGATATGTTCTGTTTGTTTTACGTTTTGATGTTTAGTTGATTTTGTTTACATAGAATTAAAGCAACATTACTGTATTTGTAATTACAATTGAGAAAATTTCATGGTCAATATTTGTCCCCATAGTCCTCATGTAATCTAAGTTCTATTTATGTACTCTTatctaagaaaaatgagaagatttttaatataataataaacatactATATGCTAAAAATTTGTGGGATATTGCTAAAGCTTTGTAGAGAGGGAAATCTATAGCTTTAAAATGTTCAtgtatatggggcttccctgttggcacagtggttgagaatctgcctgccaatgcagtggacatgggttcgagccctggtctgggaaggtcccacatgccacagagaaactaGGCCCGGgtgtcacaactactaagcctgcactctagagcccatgagccacaactactgaagcccgcgggcctagatcccatgctccgcaacaagagaagccaccgcaatgagaagcctgtgcactgcaacgaagagtagaccccgctcactgcaactagagaaaaagcgcgtgtgcagtaacgaagacccaacgcagccaaaaataaacaaatttttaaaaatgctcatgTATGAAATGAAGAAAGACTAAAAATAAGAGAGGTAAACATCATCTAACAATGTTAGAAAAAAGGGCATATTAAAACTAACAAAGTAGAAATAAGACATATTACACATTTAAAACAGATGATTTTATTGCATGTGAAGTTGtttgaaaaataagtgaaaataaaaacattaataaagacattaaagaaatggaaactaaacaaaaattaataaagaaaatttggcTTTTGTAAAGACTTATCAAATTAAGTGAATAGTGAGACATCAAGAAAAAAGCGAAGACACAAACAATggtgaaatgaaaaagtagacaTCACTATATATcttacagacattaaaaagaaaaagaagactttacaaattattttagggaaatacatttgaaaatcttaacaaaatggggaaaataataaagcaaaaatacaaaagctaactaaaagaaatagaaaatgagaatTGTCCTTTAAGTCTTCAAGAAACAACCTATAATTTGTATACTTCCTATAAAGAGTTGAATCTTAGTTgattctatcaaatgtttaatGACAGTATAATACGAAGGCTCTTGGATAAataggaaaacagagactcctGCCAAATTGattttgtgtttagttttttaatttaaataaacttttaattttagaacagttttctATCTATAGAAAAGTAAtacaaagataatacagagagcTCCTGTATACTCCTCATCCAGTTTTCCttattgttaacatcttataaGACCATGATGCCTTTGTCACAGTTAAGTACATTGTTATTAACTAAGCTCTGCCCTTATtataatagtttttctttaaCCTCCTTTTCCTGTTTTAGGAGACCATGCAGAATATCACATTAcctttagttgtcatgtctctttatcTTCCTCTGGTCTGTTACAGTTTCTCAGAAATTTCTTGTTTTTGATGagtttgacagttttgaggagtattggTCAGATATTTTGCAGAATGCCACTCAGTTTGGGTTTTTCTCATTGTTAAACTgggttatgggttttggggaggaagacgaCAAAGGtgaaatgccatttgcatcacATCACACGTTCGTGCTATCCATATGATTTTTCCATAAAATCTAAAACATGATTTTATGAGGTTTACCCATTGTAAAGTGACCCTTTTGCTCCTTTCCATAGtctactctttggaaggaagtcactaagCACGGCCCATATTCAAGGGAGAGGGAGGTGCAGCCCCACCTCCTCGGGGAAGAAGTATTTACATAAAttacttggaattcttctgtacaGAAAATCTGTCTCttctcatccatttatttatttatttattcatatcagtatggactcatggatgtTCACTTCTACCTTGTATTATAATCTAATGTTATGTTATTTATCTTACTGCTCAAATTGTCCCCATTTTGGTCATTCAAAGCTCTTTCAAAGTGACTCCTATGTCCCATTAATATGCGCCatccttctgattttttttaacatcttcattggagtatacttgctttacaatggtgtgttagcatCCTTCTGATTTTTAAAGCGTGTCCTTACTTTATGGCACTACGAGACACTttaggctcatcttgtatattcccctgccccagccctaggACAGGAGATAAGAGGATAATTAAGAGAACACATACCATAAATTCATGATGGATACTACAGTGGTGAAATAatataagaaacaaaactgaaaaataagtgTGAAAAGTAGttggaaagaaaattttcatgTTAATCACATCCAAAAGGTATAATTTTAAGAATTAGGTTGAGTATATAAATGGATAGTCATTATGTCATCTTGCTATCAAGACAGCAATAAAATCTCATACAATACTGCAATTCAGACCAGTTCCTAGGTCCTTTACATTTCCTCCAAACACCTAAGGGCTCCAGCCACCTCAGTAAAGGATGCGTTACTAGTGGTAACACATTAAACAACGACAACAGCAAAGAAACAACTAAAAACTTTGTCTTGGAGTTACATATTTATGTCTGCCTCCACCTTATATGGTGAGCTCCATAACAGTGGACTGTTATTCTTGTCTATCTTCCCAGCTCACTGCTTTTACACAGGAGCTAAGGAAATTAGACTTCCCCATAGTTCAACTTTGGGTACTCTATTCTTAAACCAAACAAAATGCATGTATATCCTCCTAAAATGTCCTGTCTTTTCTAATTTCCTTCCATTTGTTGATTTCATCTTTTTCACTCAAAGCACCTTCTCTACTAACACTCACCTGTTGAAATCCTACCCATTTCACAAGGCACAACTTTAATCCTAAACTCACTCACATATTTTTGTGAATACTCAGCTTCATATTTCCCTCTCCTGAATTACAGGTCTACTTTCCTGAGTTTCTCCTTCCAGTCTTCCATGTTATAGATTTTTTAGTGTACTGGTTGTATCCCCTTTTCAAGGGGAGGTTCTGAGTTGTCCTTATCAATTCATCATTTGATATATTGAATGTTCAACCTCTGGTTAAAGAGCAATGAGTCAGAAAACTGGCAATGAGATTTATTAGACTGAGATCTAGGAACAAGAAGGGACAGGATGTGGACCTCTTCACCTCAGTTTATTGGAATAGGTTGAGAAATAAACTAACAGAAAATTGTGCTTGATTTATGTAAACGTTTTGTTGGAGTTTGTATAATTCTGTTCATCTGCATAATACTCTTGTGGAAAAGTAAATGCATATGTCACTTGCTTTGGACGAGGTGGTCTGGTAATTTTTTTACGTGCTTCCAGTTCCATGATATTGAGGCAACAATATCTCCCATTTTCACATAGTACTTCACGTATTTGTGTTGTTTTGCATATTTTCCTGCAGAATCCTCATATGTATTCACCTCAGCATTTCTTAAGTTGTTTGGTTACTGTGCACATAAAGAACAATAGGCCAAGGTCAGTGTTTGAAACAAAAGGCAATTTTAGTCATAGGGAAGACAGAGAATGTTTGTAGGGATAAAGTATATGGGAGACCCAGAGAACATATACCAGTAATATTCCACAGAGGATTCTCCAAGAGGGTGAACTTCAGTGTTTATGTCTAACTGATCACTCATATTTTATTCCTCTGAGGTTTTGGGCTTCCATCCTACATCTGATGGACTTCACCAAGAGCAACAGAtcttatttgggaaaataaaggAGCTGAATCCTTGATTTCAGGCTATGGATCTATGCTCCATCTGAGAACCCCAGAAAATCTGCCTCTATTTGAATGCTTCCAGAGTACTACTTCCCTACCACTGCTCGGAATACaataatttgtttctaggtatttatgTCTGAATCAAACTCTGCTCTTGGGTTCATACTTGCTACCATGGTcaagaatgactttttttttggtccagTCAGATATTTTTACCCTCAACTTTCTTCCTCCCCCATTACTTCTCCGTATTGTACATTTTTGTCAATGAATATCTTCTTTTGGCTTCTATGTCATCACAACGATCTTGGGTTTGTTTTATCCCTCTATGACCTCTCATTCTCTTTCTATCTCCAGAGGAAAGAATTTCTCCAGACCTTTGCTCACCTTGATATGTCTACTTTAGTGAtcctaaatattttcaataatctaAGAGTTTAGGATGTTCACATTTTGGCTTCGGGGCTTGTACTATcctctggaataaaccccagagGATGAGACTGAGAACAAAGATGCAGCCTCCAACACCAGGTTCTAGAGATTCCTTTGATTCTTAGGAGTTTAAGGGGCTACAGATAGACCATTATTATTCCTATAATAAGGGACAAATATAAGGGGGTCTGAttttgaaagaggaaaggaagctaatttttaagtttttagtatgtgccaagccctgtgctagATGTTTTACACGTTTTTGTCATTTAATAAATCCCCTATGAGCCAGGTGTCATTATCcccacaaatgaggaaattaaggctcagcCAGTCTTCACCTTTTATCCAAAGTCGATAAACTAGTAGATGTTGAAGGCATGTTTCTAAAACCTGAATCCAAAGTTTGTTCTCCTTCCACTGTTCACACACTGTagtaaaatagattaaaatatatcTACAGTAtgagattggaagaaaatatggCTGGGTGCCAGAGTAAAATCTGTATCCAAAGAAATAAGGGCATCCCCAGATATTGGTCTTATGTCTTTCTGTAATGCATCCTTCTCAGAGGAAATTATGACCTATTTCAGCTCTATGaatactccttttttaaaaacagtagcATAGTAGAAGGGCTCAGGAAGAGGGAATTTCTGATGACACTGGATGGACTTCAGCCATCCTTAGGGCCCTATCTCTTCCTACTGTGAATTATAAAATTCTCTTGGGTTCTTGAAAGTACTCCATCCATTGTTGATTTGAGTGAGCCCCTGGAAGGCAGCTACGCTCACCTCTATAAAACCAACGTGGTCTGAGTCAGCCCTTGGAAATCTCTGGATTACCTGTGAAGTTCTGGAACAGCAGAATTGCAATGATCAGGAGGAGCCTCATGGCCAGGCTTCCAAGAGGAGGTGACAGCCAAGGCTCTTTGTCCACTATGTCATCTCCCTCAGAGACTTAGATTCTTATGCACTGAACCAGAACAGATGCTATGATACGAAGCGTGCCCCTAAACTTCTGAACTGTGGACTTTTTATCACGTGGGCAGGCACAGGAAATATGTTTACCCACTTTACCCACACATGGAATTCAGAGACACAGTGTGTTCCATCCCATCACACCTGATGCCATTCTGTAGGCTGTAGACTGCTGGTGAGAAAACTCTGTGCTTTCTCTACTTTGGCTGTCTGCCCAGATAGACCAAGGTAGACATGTACTCACTTCTAGGAATGAATAAGGAAATAGAATAAATGAAGCCTATTCCATTGACTGCATTCGGCTAAGTCTAGGTCTCTAGGTATTTTGTCTATCACTTCAGCCAGTCCAAATGGTAGCCGATTTTTATTCTTATATCCTAGCTAAATTTACAGACAAGCGATATACAATGATGGAAGATTAAAAGGATGACtacaataaaattttcatttagaaatagcaaaaggggagaaaatacaGAGATAACATAACATAAAGCATCATCCTGATGGACCAAAATAGCAATGGTTTATTTCCTGCCAGTGTAGAGAATTCTTTAgttagtttgtgtctttctggtCTGCTCTCTGGGAAGATTTGCTTGTCCATTGATTTCAGTGGACATATCTTGGAGGAGGTTGGGAGAAAATTCTTCTGGGGATTGTTCTACTTTGACAACACATTTCTGATTAATGCAGGTTTAGGAAACTATGTGAATGATTTTGTTACTCAGGCTTTGATTTCTATGGCATTATACTCCTTTTGAAAGATTATCGGAAGACTAATAGACTTTCCTTTGAATTGCTTTCAGTCATTTTCATGTCTAAGACCAATCCAGAAATCCGTTTGAATCAAGGCAGCTCATTTTAGATCCAAACCAGGACACTAATATCATCTATGGAATAAGCTTTTGGAGATTATACTGTCTCTATCATCTTAGTTTAACAACCTCTCACTCTGGTTCTGGCTGTGAGCAGTTCAATACAATAGCCTCTGGACAGTGTAGATGAACTAGTTGAGATTGATTACCATAAATTTACATAGTATCAATGTATTTTTTGTGTAATGCCACCAGCAACACTTGTCTATCTAAATACAGAAATGTACACAACAGATAGTCAGGTCAATACAGGTTTGTGGTGTGCCCAAGGACTTAAATGACTAAAAGAAGAGGAACAAAAGAGTTCTAGTTATTGAAGTAAATCATGGACTCTATTCTAGATAGGATGAGAAATACAAAGAGGGTAGGGCTGAAAAATTGATCTTTGAGTTTTGAAGATGAAAGAGTTTATTTATATTAACAAAATGTATTGCCTCTACAATGAGGAGAACATTCTATATCTAACCTGCACTGTCTTCTTCACCAACTCTTTGATTAGAAAACTCACATTCCTTGTCCCACAGATAACATTAAAAGAACATCTTAGAAAAAATTGTGTCTATTTGCTCCCACTTCAgtaatgtgtgtgtgcttgcatgtgtgcatgcatatgtatatgtgtatgtctatTCTATCCCCTGCTGCCATAGAGTCTATGAGCCTGGAAAATCTCCTAGATTGATCCCATAAAGTAGGGAGTAGGTGTTCCCATGAGTaagatggatgaataaagaacatGATGTTTcttaaagaggaagaaatcaCTAATCAGTACTTATTGCTAAATCTCAGGACCTCAAAGTCCACCGGGAGTTTTAAAAGTACAGATTGTTTTAGTATACTACTTATAAAAGGATGTAAGTGTGATAAATTTCTGGATAACTCACCCACCAGGCTCTATTGAGTTGAGGAGTTGAgagcaaattatttatttaagtgGGTCAGGCAGGAAGAATGTTTAtttgaaagttttttgttttattttc
This genomic stretch from Globicephala melas chromosome 15, mGloMel1.2, whole genome shotgun sequence harbors:
- the DEFB127 gene encoding LOW QUALITY PROTEIN: beta-defensin 127 (The sequence of the model RefSeq protein was modified relative to this genomic sequence to represent the inferred CDS: substituted 2 bases at 2 genomic stop codons); translation: MRLLLIIAILLFQNFTVTKQLKKCXGEYIXGFCRKICKTTQIREVLCENGRYCCLNIMELEARKKITRPPRPKQVTYAFTFPQEYYADEQNYTNSNKTFT